From Candidatus Neomarinimicrobiota bacterium, the proteins below share one genomic window:
- a CDS encoding Lrp/AsnC family transcriptional regulator has product MDQTDKTLLRALQENGRITYHELAEKTDLTVPAIRDRIIKLKERGIIRGYHAHVDAKLLNKDITAFIMIESVAIHYQDLIDYALQEPAIQECHSITGGGSHLLKVRTKNTVSLEKLLSKIQCWPGVKGTETHVVLSTFKDSTFIEPDETELES; this is encoded by the coding sequence ATGGATCAGACAGATAAAACGCTTTTACGGGCTCTTCAGGAAAACGGTCGTATCACCTATCACGAGTTAGCTGAAAAGACCGATTTGACGGTCCCTGCAATTCGGGACCGGATTATAAAACTCAAAGAGCGGGGAATTATCCGGGGTTATCATGCCCATGTGGATGCGAAGCTTCTGAACAAGGATATCACGGCGTTTATCATGATTGAAAGCGTTGCGATTCATTACCAGGATTTGATTGACTACGCCCTTCAGGAACCGGCCATTCAGGAATGTCACTCCATCACCGGAGGCGGTTCCCATCTTTTAAAAGTCCGCACCAAAAACACCGTCTCCCTTGAAAAACTTCTGAGCAAAATCCAGTGCTGGCCAGGCGTCAAAGGGACTGAGACCCATGTGGTCCTCAGCACCTTTAAGGATAGTACCTTCATCGAACCGGACGAGACAGAACTGGAATCCTGA
- a CDS encoding sugar ABC transporter substrate-binding protein has product MWGHAGRQSEREVLQHLVKTFNTNQDSVEIELTLLPEGSYNSQVQAAALAGDLPHILEFDGPYMYNYVWQGHLLPLDSLISQSVLKNVIPSVLKQGTYREKLYTLGMFDAGLALYGRRSRLEAVGARIPHSPANAWTIEEFDKILKDLADQDPDGQVLDLKMNYRGEWFTFAFMPPLISGGADVINRDSFQSATGSLNSPEAVKVMTYFQSWIHDEKRVDMNVDDYAFVGGRVALSWVGHWEYPRYHQAWGEDLVLIPLPDFEHGSKTGQGSWSWGMTRKCPYPQMAARFIEFLLEDSSIVAMTDANGAVPATYSALEASRQYQKGSPLRLFARQLTEGYAVPRPRTPAYPVITTVFQQAFLDISHGAKIQQVLNRATQEINLDIKDNQGYPMVNHAY; this is encoded by the coding sequence GTGTGGGGACATGCAGGACGGCAATCGGAACGGGAAGTCCTGCAGCACCTGGTGAAAACGTTCAATACAAATCAGGATTCAGTCGAAATCGAACTGACACTTCTTCCCGAAGGATCCTATAATTCCCAGGTCCAGGCGGCGGCACTTGCCGGGGATTTGCCCCATATTCTGGAGTTTGACGGGCCGTATATGTACAACTATGTGTGGCAGGGACACCTGTTGCCTTTGGATTCCCTTATTTCCCAATCTGTACTGAAAAATGTAATCCCCTCTGTTTTGAAACAGGGAACTTACCGGGAAAAATTATATACCCTGGGTATGTTTGATGCAGGTTTGGCTCTATATGGACGCCGAAGCCGCCTGGAAGCAGTGGGGGCCCGGATTCCCCACTCACCGGCCAATGCCTGGACCATCGAAGAGTTTGATAAAATTCTGAAAGATTTGGCAGATCAGGACCCTGATGGACAGGTCCTGGATTTGAAAATGAACTACCGGGGGGAGTGGTTTACCTTTGCTTTTATGCCTCCCTTGATCTCCGGTGGCGCCGATGTGATCAACCGGGATTCCTTTCAATCAGCAACCGGGTCTTTGAACAGCCCGGAAGCTGTAAAGGTCATGACATATTTCCAATCATGGATTCATGACGAAAAACGGGTGGATATGAATGTAGATGATTATGCCTTTGTGGGAGGCAGGGTCGCCTTATCCTGGGTTGGCCACTGGGAATATCCCCGGTATCATCAGGCCTGGGGTGAAGACCTGGTGCTTATACCCCTTCCGGATTTTGAACACGGCAGCAAAACGGGGCAAGGATCCTGGAGCTGGGGAATGACCCGAAAATGCCCATATCCCCAAATGGCCGCCCGTTTTATTGAATTCCTCCTGGAGGATTCATCCATCGTGGCCATGACCGATGCCAACGGGGCTGTCCCCGCTACATATTCAGCCCTGGAGGCTTCCCGACAGTACCAAAAAGGGAGTCCACTCCGGCTCTTTGCCCGGCAATTGACTGAAGGTTACGCTGTTCCAAGACCCCGTACACCCGCCTATCCTGTCATTACCACTGTGTTTCAACAGGCATTCCTCGATATCAGCCACGGGGCGAAAATCCAGCAGGTTCTCAATAGAGCTACACAAGAGATCAATTTGGATATCAAGGATAATCAGGGATATCCCATGGTGAATCATGCATATTAA
- a CDS encoding glutamine synthetase III, protein MNTKSIPTQPVTEIFASNVFSDEVMQQRLPEHIYLKLKDTIEKGRPLDHDIADYVANAMKEWALEKGATHYTHWFQPMNGITAEKHESFIENAGPGRIVMEFSGKELIQGEPDASSFPSGGIRSTFEARGYSVWDATSPAFLREDLTGVTLYIPTAFYSYHGEALDKKTPLLRSMQALSEQSLRILRIFGDTRTERVHASVGAEQEYFLMDKFYYNRRTDLQFTGRTLFGAPPPKGQEMEDHYFGSMKERITDFMRQVDVELWKLGISAKTKHHEVAPGQYELALIHNNCNIATDHNQLVMDTISKIAERNDLVCLLHAKPFKGINGSGKHNNWSIVTDQGVNLLEPGFTPEEKLRFLVFLTAIIKAVDIHADVLRIGAATPDNDERLGQHEAPPAIISIFLGDFLTHLLENLEKGADSTKEFTKTLQGGVDTLPPVLRDNTDRNRTSPFAFTGNKFEFRMVSSLASVARPNIMLNTIVADVLDEFATKLESSENPLKIAQELVLETYTIHKRVVFNGNGYAEAWRHEAKKRGLPEYPSSLDVYPELLAEKNVTLFQRQKVFNLSELKARAEIYIDTYMKQLRIEVNTMIRMAQTGILPAILLYQKELLELVKIQSDTGIPHGAEKDLVQNYRRHVLAFMKNLKSLESAASQYPSCNPENIKECLTMRNVLRSAMNALRDEGDWLECHTPKQHWPFPVYEEILYRV, encoded by the coding sequence ATGAACACAAAATCCATCCCAACCCAACCGGTAACGGAGATTTTTGCGTCCAATGTCTTCAGCGACGAGGTGATGCAGCAGCGCCTGCCGGAACATATTTATTTGAAATTAAAAGATACCATTGAAAAAGGACGTCCTTTAGATCATGATATTGCTGACTATGTAGCCAATGCCATGAAAGAGTGGGCATTGGAAAAAGGGGCAACCCATTATACACACTGGTTTCAGCCCATGAACGGGATCACGGCTGAAAAACATGAGTCCTTTATTGAAAATGCTGGACCGGGACGGATTGTAATGGAATTCTCCGGAAAGGAATTGATCCAGGGTGAACCGGATGCGTCTTCTTTTCCCTCCGGCGGGATTCGTTCCACCTTCGAAGCCCGGGGATATTCCGTGTGGGATGCCACATCACCGGCCTTTCTACGTGAGGATCTGACGGGCGTTACTCTCTATATCCCCACGGCTTTTTACTCCTATCACGGAGAAGCCCTGGACAAAAAAACACCCCTTCTGCGGTCTATGCAGGCTCTGTCTGAACAATCCCTCCGCATTCTCCGGATATTCGGAGATACACGGACAGAACGGGTCCACGCATCTGTTGGGGCTGAACAGGAATATTTCCTCATGGATAAATTTTATTACAACCGTCGGACCGACTTACAATTTACAGGACGGACTCTTTTCGGTGCACCGCCGCCCAAAGGACAGGAAATGGAGGACCACTACTTTGGGAGTATGAAAGAACGGATTACCGATTTCATGCGACAGGTGGATGTGGAACTCTGGAAATTGGGCATCAGTGCCAAAACCAAACACCATGAAGTAGCCCCGGGACAATATGAACTGGCACTCATCCACAATAACTGCAATATTGCCACTGACCATAACCAGCTGGTGATGGATACGATCAGTAAAATTGCCGAGCGGAACGACCTGGTCTGCCTGCTCCACGCTAAGCCTTTCAAAGGCATCAACGGATCGGGAAAACATAATAACTGGTCTATTGTGACCGATCAGGGCGTGAATCTCCTGGAACCGGGCTTTACACCGGAAGAAAAACTCCGTTTTCTCGTCTTTCTGACGGCCATCATCAAGGCAGTGGATATTCATGCAGATGTGCTTCGTATAGGTGCCGCTACACCGGATAACGATGAAAGACTAGGTCAACATGAGGCTCCTCCGGCGATCATATCCATTTTTCTGGGGGATTTTCTCACCCACCTCCTGGAAAATCTGGAAAAAGGAGCAGACAGTACGAAAGAATTTACAAAAACTCTCCAGGGTGGCGTGGATACCCTGCCGCCGGTCCTGAGGGATAATACGGACCGGAACCGGACATCTCCCTTTGCTTTTACAGGAAATAAATTTGAATTCCGCATGGTTTCATCCCTGGCCTCTGTCGCCAGACCCAATATCATGCTGAACACCATTGTAGCCGATGTGCTGGACGAATTTGCCACAAAACTGGAATCGTCGGAAAATCCCTTGAAAATAGCCCAGGAGCTGGTCCTCGAAACCTATACAATACACAAACGGGTGGTCTTTAATGGGAACGGATATGCGGAAGCATGGCGGCATGAGGCAAAAAAACGGGGGCTCCCTGAATATCCCTCCTCTCTGGATGTCTATCCGGAACTCCTGGCGGAAAAAAATGTTACCCTTTTTCAACGACAGAAGGTTTTTAACCTGTCCGAACTGAAAGCACGGGCGGAAATTTATATTGATACCTACATGAAACAGCTCCGGATCGAGGTCAATACCATGATCCGCATGGCCCAGACTGGGATTTTACCCGCTATTCTGCTGTATCAGAAAGAACTCCTGGAGCTCGTAAAGATTCAAAGTGATACGGGTATTCCCCATGGTGCCGAAAAAGATCTTGTGCAAAACTATCGAAGGCATGTCCTGGCCTTTATGAAAAATCTCAAATCCCTCGAATCGGCAGCCTCTCAATACCCATCCTGCAACCCTGAAAACATCAAAGAATGCCTGACGATGCGCAATGTGTTACGGTCCGCCATGAATGCCCTCCGGGATGAAGGAGACTGGCTGGAATGCCATACACCGAAACAACATTGGCCGTTTCCTGTCTATGAAGAAATCCTGTATAGAGTTTAG